The DNA segment AGGTCCGGGCGTAGGTGACTGCTTCCACCGCGTCGGCAAGTACTTCCTCGGCATTTTTCTGCAGTTTGAACTTCATGTGAATGGGTGAAGTGGCAATAAAAGTATGAATCCGGGGATTGGCGGCATATTGCAGGGCCTCCCAGGCACGATCAATGTCCCCGCGGTTAGCCCTGGCCAGGCCGGCCACCTCACAACCCCTGATTTCCTGGCTGATCAACTTCACCGCCTGGAAATCCCCGTCCGAAGCAATGGGAAACCCGGCCTCAATGATATCCACTCCCAGGCGCTCCAGCTGCCGGGCCACCAGCAGTTTTTCCTCAATATTCATACTGGCTCCCGGCGACTGTTCACCATCACGCAAGGTGGTATCAAAAATTTTTACCCGACTCATAATTCTTCTCCTTTCCGATTAACTAGTTTCCATCCGGAAACTAATCTTCCCGGATGGGCTGTTAGCTATTAGCCTTCAGCTATCAGCTTAACCTCTTGTTTTTCCGATATTTTACTGAATGCTGACTGCTGATCGCTGAATGCATTCATCAGGAAATGAACGTTTCCGGATGAGCACTAACCCATGTTTCATTATCCAAACTAAAAACCCCCCGGCATTATCTCCCAGGGGGTTGAATAAAAAGTTTAAAATCCATCACTAAATAATCAGAAGATTTCTTCCCTTTCTTCTCCCCGGGGAACCGGCTTCACTAGACCCAGGAGCAGCAACAGCTTTTCCACCGGCCCGGAAACCACATACAGACTTAGCAGAACAAAAATAGTAATCTGGGGTTCTGAAGCCAGGACAATGATAAAAACAGCCGCCAGCACCAACGCCATAAACGGGGCCCGGCCTTTATTCAGCGATTCTTTGAAACTACGATATTTCACATTGCTGACCATCAGGAAACCAAGAGCATAGGTCAGCAAAAGGACCATCACGTTCCTGGCCGTACCACTACCGCCCAGATGATAAAAAATCATCACCACGGCGGCAACCATGCTGGCTGCTGCCGGGATCGGCAAACCATTAAAAAAACCTTTCTCTACCGCATCAACCTGGACATTATAACGGGCCAGGCGCAATGCCCCGCAGGCCAGGAACAAAAATGCCGCCAGCCAGCCGAAACGGCCATATTCAGACAATCCCCAGGTAAAGGTCAGTAACGCGGGAGCCACACCAAAGGATACCAGGTCGGCCAGGGAATCAAATTCCATCCCGAAACGACTGGTGGCATGCATCAACCTGGCGGTCTTACCATCAAGAATATCAAAGACATTGGCAATGATAATCGCCGTAGCCGCCAGCTGGAAATGACCCTCCAAGACTGAGATAATGGCAAAAAACCCGCAAAACAGGTTTCCCATGGTAAACAGATTCGGCAAAATGTAGACACCACGTATCACGTGTAAATCTCCCGGGTTCTCGCTATGATCATCTTTTTCGACTATCGACACTTTTTGGGCTACCTTTAACTTAAGTCAAGCAATTAGCAGTTAGCTCTTAGCATTTAGCTGAGCAAAATTAAGGTTTTACGTTAATAATACACAACACCCAACGGGTAACTATATGTATATAGCGAAATGCCTTTAATCATTAAGCTAATAGCTAACGGCTAAAAGCTAATCGCTCAATTTAGTTAACCACTTAAGGATACCCTTCAATCATAATGCAGGTATCCCAGAACCGTCTCCCCGGCCTTCACATACTGCCCGGGATGTACATTGACAATGGTCTCAACGGGAAAATAAACATCAAGCCGGGAACCAAAGCGGATCAAACCGAAACGCTCACCTTTGATTACCCGGTCATCGGTTTCCAGCTGGCAGACAATCCGCCGGGCTATCAGCCCGGCTATCTGCACAAAAGCAACCCGGCTTTTCCACGAAGTTTCAATAACGATTTCCTGCCGCTCATTCTCAGCCGAAGCCTTGTCAAGATTGGCAGAAAAGAATTTCCCCGGATGA comes from the Pseudomonadota bacterium genome and includes:
- the pssA gene encoding CDP-diacylglycerol--serine O-phosphatidyltransferase, whose amino-acid sequence is MSIVEKDDHSENPGDLHVIRGVYILPNLFTMGNLFCGFFAIISVLEGHFQLAATAIIIANVFDILDGKTARLMHATSRFGMEFDSLADLVSFGVAPALLTFTWGLSEYGRFGWLAAFLFLACGALRLARYNVQVDAVEKGFFNGLPIPAAASMVAAVVMIFYHLGGSGTARNVMVLLLTYALGFLMVSNVKYRSFKESLNKGRAPFMALVLAAVFIIVLASEPQITIFVLLSLYVVSGPVEKLLLLLGLVKPVPRGEEREEIF